Proteins from one Homalodisca vitripennis isolate AUS2020 chromosome 3, UT_GWSS_2.1, whole genome shotgun sequence genomic window:
- the LOC124358453 gene encoding uncharacterized protein LOC124358453, protein MPVNCSVCNSACDGEPNLVRCAENCGAVCHLNCVPQKTRSSKKDWICNSCKPESSSVASSKSAGTTTISKEFLVNTIEAFKKEMLKELKKIATENVSLSTSLSFLNTTVEESNKLMENVRKELKKTQEDNLKLQKENLELRNNVSNLEVRVRNLEQYSRKQNIEIDGVPESNNEDVYAIIHDVGRAIGVELKRERVVAAHRIPSFNKKRTPPIIVRFSTFEEKDVWISSFRNVRPLTANKINPRFNLQNKVFINEHLSPENKQLLSRTKEAAKTKGYKYVWTRDGKIFVRRGEGEKCKKVDTFADLDKL, encoded by the coding sequence ATGCCGGTTAACTGCAGTGTCTGTAACTCAGCGTGTGATGGTGAACCTAACTTGGTGAGGTGTGCAGAGAACTGTGGAGCAGTGTGCCATCTTAACTGTGTTCCGCAGAAAACAAGGAGTTCCAAGAAAGATTGGATATGTAATTCCTGTAAACCGGAGTCCTCATCAGTGGCCAGTAGCAAATCAGCAGGAACCACGACCATCAGCAAGGAGTTTCTAGTCAACACTATCGAGGCATTCAAGAAAGAAATGCTGAAAGAGTTGAAGAAGATTGCCACCGAGAACGTTAGCCTCAGCACCTCGTTGAGCTTCCTCAATACCACAGTTGAGGAAAGTAACAAACTAATGGAGAATGTCaggaaagaattaaagaaaaccCAGGAAGATAACCTTAAGCTTCAGAAAGAGAACTTGGAGCTACGGAACAACGTTTCGAATCTGGAGGTACGGGTGAGAAACCTAGAACAGTACTCCaggaaacaaaatatagaaatcGACGGAGTGCCTGAATCAAATAATGAAGATGTTTACGCCATCATCCACGACGTTGGGAGAGCCATCGGAGTCGAGCTGAAGAGAGAAAGAGTGGTAGCAGCTCACCGCATACCTTCCTTTAATAAGAAGAGGACGCCGCCTATCATTGTCCGGTTCTCTACCTTCGAGGAAAAGGACGTCTGGATCAGCAGCTTCAGGAACGTGCGACCACTGACAGCCAATAAGATCAACCCGAGATTCAACTTACAGAATAAAGTGTTTATCAATGAACATCTCTCGCCAGAAAATAAACAACTCCTCTCAAGGACCAAAGAGGCTGCGAAAACGAAGGGGTACAAATACGTGTGGACCAGGGACGGCAAGATCTTCGTGCGAAGAGGCGAAGGAGAAAAATGTAAGAAGGTTGACACTTTCGCTGATTTAGATAAGTTGTAA
- the LOC124358452 gene encoding uncharacterized protein LOC124358452: MNRSRRDPRPPVYLTSEEIEECCMLPPDSSDDDSADDSDADPDLAHTNRLERFMQSKYNNDEEMNSEEDNLAEIRNETSSQAEEEEPSTSTQAPRKTNKNKPPPPFGQMWILPKV, encoded by the exons aTGAATCGATCAAGGAGGGATCCTCGTCCTCCGGTTTATCTCACGAGTGAAGAAATAGAGGAATGCTGTATGCTGCCACCTGATTCGAGTGACGATGATAGTGCAGACGACAGTGACGCCGACCCAGACCTTGCCCACACAAACCGACTGGAAAGATTTATGCAATCTAAATACAATAATG ACGAAGAAATGAACTCCGAAGAAGACAACTTAGCAGAAATTCGAAATGAAACCTCAAGTCAAGCAGAAGAGGAAGAACCGTCTACTTCTACGCAGGCACCAAGGAAGACCAACAAAAATAAGCCTCCACCCCCCTTTGGACAAATGTGGATACTGCCGAAAGTGTAA